One window from the genome of Pandoraea fibrosis encodes:
- a CDS encoding 3-hydroxyacyl-CoA dehydrogenase, whose amino-acid sequence MTASSSPASANAPAKVIDVLGIVGAGAMGRGIAQIAAQAGLRVKLYDTNAKAVQAALDALRDTLDKLAAKGKIEASSVEATMGRLQACHALEDLADCQLVVEAIIEKLDIKRDLFRSLEGIVAADAILASNTSSLSITAIAAACERPERVAGYHFFNPVPLMKVVEVIDGLRTAPEVGDALLALGQRMGHTAVRCKDMPGFIVNHAGRGMNTEGLRVASEGVASFADIDRILREQAGFRLGTFELLDLTALDVSHPVMESIYHQFFEEARFRPSPITTVRFAGGLLGRKVGEGFYRYVDGKQQVPAEAPAPDTLPASVWVSRADARGFAAVIELLGATGVSIESGDKPSASALIVVTPLGLDATTCAVEQGLDATRTVAVDTLLPLAGAKRHTLMTTPVTTPDARNAAHALFAHGGTPVTVIRDSAGFVAQRVIATIVNIGADIAQQRIATPGDIDRAVTLGLGYAKGPLALGDAVGARQLLTVLRNLQSFYGDPRYRPSPWLSRRAQLGVSLLTDEQ is encoded by the coding sequence ATGACTGCATCCTCCTCCCCGGCATCCGCGAACGCTCCGGCCAAGGTTATCGATGTGCTAGGCATCGTCGGTGCCGGCGCCATGGGCCGAGGCATCGCCCAAATCGCCGCTCAGGCCGGTTTGCGCGTGAAGCTATACGACACCAATGCCAAGGCCGTACAAGCCGCGCTGGACGCCCTGCGCGACACGCTGGACAAGCTCGCGGCGAAGGGCAAGATCGAGGCGTCGAGTGTCGAGGCGACGATGGGCCGTCTGCAGGCGTGCCATGCGCTCGAGGATCTGGCCGATTGCCAACTGGTGGTCGAAGCCATCATCGAGAAACTCGACATCAAACGCGACCTGTTCCGCTCGCTCGAAGGCATCGTCGCAGCCGATGCAATTCTCGCGTCGAATACGTCGTCGCTGTCGATTACGGCCATCGCGGCAGCGTGCGAGCGTCCGGAGCGCGTGGCGGGTTACCACTTTTTCAACCCGGTGCCACTCATGAAGGTGGTCGAGGTCATCGACGGCCTGCGTACCGCTCCTGAAGTCGGCGATGCCCTGCTCGCGCTGGGCCAGCGCATGGGCCACACGGCCGTGCGCTGCAAGGATATGCCCGGCTTCATCGTCAACCACGCCGGACGCGGCATGAACACCGAAGGTCTGCGCGTCGCCAGCGAGGGCGTGGCGAGCTTTGCCGACATCGATCGCATCCTGCGCGAGCAAGCGGGCTTTCGCCTCGGCACGTTCGAACTGCTCGACCTGACGGCGCTCGACGTCTCGCATCCGGTGATGGAGTCGATCTATCACCAGTTCTTTGAGGAGGCACGCTTCCGTCCGTCGCCGATCACCACCGTGCGCTTTGCCGGCGGGCTGCTGGGGCGGAAAGTCGGCGAAGGCTTCTACCGTTATGTCGACGGCAAACAGCAAGTGCCGGCCGAAGCCCCTGCCCCGGACACCCTGCCGGCCAGCGTCTGGGTCAGCCGGGCCGATGCGCGCGGCTTCGCGGCCGTGATCGAACTGCTGGGCGCGACGGGCGTGAGCATCGAAAGCGGCGACAAGCCGTCGGCGTCGGCGCTGATCGTCGTCACGCCGCTCGGTCTGGATGCCACGACCTGCGCCGTCGAGCAAGGTCTCGACGCCACGCGTACCGTCGCCGTGGATACGCTGCTGCCGCTCGCAGGCGCGAAGCGTCATACGCTCATGACCACACCGGTCACGACACCCGACGCGCGCAACGCGGCACATGCGCTGTTCGCACACGGCGGCACACCGGTGACGGTGATCCGCGACTCGGCCGGCTTCGTCGCGCAACGCGTGATCGCCACCATCGTCAATATCGGCGCGGATATTGCGCAGCAACGCATTGCCACGCCGGGCGACATCGATCGCGCCGTGACCCTGGGTCTGGGCTACGCCAAGGGTCCGCTCGCACTGGGCGACGCCGTCGGTGCACGCCAGTTGCTCACCGTGCTGCGTAACCTGCAATCGTTCTACGGCGACCCGCGTTATCGTCCGTCGCCGTGGCTCTCGCGTCGCGCCCAGCTTGGCGTGTCGCTGCTCACCGACGAACAGTGA
- a CDS encoding oxepin-CoA hydrolase, alternative type: MSAELLAERVDQTLVLTLSNPGARNALHPDMYAAGVEALATAERDPSVRAVVLTGADNFFCAGGNLNRLLENRQKDPSVQAASIDALAEWIEALRACPKPIIAAVEGAAAGAGFSLALACDLLVAAENAKFVMAYVKVGLTPDGGGSWFLSQALPRPLATEILLEGKPVPAARLAAAGLVNRVVAPGQARAEALNWATDLAQLSPNAVGRIKTLIESGASETLTSQLGAERDSFVASLHHADGLEGISAFLEKRPAKYA, translated from the coding sequence ATGAGCGCCGAACTGCTTGCCGAACGTGTCGACCAAACGCTGGTGCTGACGCTGTCCAACCCCGGAGCGCGCAATGCGCTGCATCCGGATATGTACGCCGCCGGTGTCGAAGCGCTGGCCACTGCGGAGCGCGATCCGTCCGTGCGGGCCGTGGTGCTCACCGGCGCCGACAACTTCTTTTGCGCGGGTGGCAATCTGAATCGGCTGCTGGAGAACCGGCAGAAAGATCCGTCGGTGCAGGCCGCGAGTATCGATGCGCTGGCCGAGTGGATCGAAGCGCTGCGGGCGTGCCCGAAGCCGATCATCGCCGCCGTCGAGGGTGCCGCCGCCGGGGCCGGTTTCTCGCTCGCTCTCGCGTGCGATCTGCTTGTTGCCGCCGAGAACGCCAAGTTCGTGATGGCCTACGTCAAGGTCGGGCTCACGCCCGACGGCGGCGGCTCATGGTTCCTCTCGCAAGCCCTGCCGCGCCCGCTCGCCACCGAGATCCTGCTCGAGGGCAAGCCGGTGCCGGCCGCTCGTCTGGCCGCCGCGGGCCTTGTCAATCGCGTGGTCGCCCCCGGTCAGGCCCGCGCCGAAGCGCTGAACTGGGCGACCGATCTCGCGCAGCTCTCGCCGAACGCCGTCGGCCGCATCAAGACACTCATCGAGAGCGGCGCCAGCGAAACGCTGACATCGCAACTGGGCGCGGAGCGCGACAGTTTCGTCGCGTCGCTCCATCATGCCGACGGTCTGGAAGGGATCAGCGCTTTCCTCGAGAAACGTCCGGCAAAATACGCCTGA
- a CDS encoding histidine phosphatase family protein, with translation MAFTPPQRRRIYLMRHGDVTYFDDSGKPIDADTVPLNELGRSQASAAGRAFAAENIRFDRVIVSGLPRTRETAERVLAETGQHIDIETWPCWEEIRAGSLSGLPPAELAQAFLSAFDGLVPEDTRFMNGESVRELLDRVVPPLAELRADTSWDTVLLVLHGGVNRAILSHALHPLGRLFLGQLAQTPACINALDVGDKPEDWVVRLMNFAPPQPLHRDNRLTVMEKIFASFLRTRKRG, from the coding sequence TTGGCGTTCACACCACCGCAGCGCCGCCGCATCTATCTGATGCGTCACGGCGACGTGACGTACTTCGACGACAGCGGCAAACCCATCGACGCCGATACCGTCCCGCTCAACGAACTGGGCCGCTCGCAGGCCAGCGCCGCCGGGCGCGCCTTCGCGGCCGAGAACATCCGCTTCGACCGCGTGATCGTCAGTGGCCTGCCGCGAACCCGCGAGACGGCCGAGCGTGTGCTGGCCGAGACGGGCCAACACATCGATATCGAGACATGGCCGTGCTGGGAAGAGATTCGCGCGGGCAGCTTGTCCGGCCTGCCACCGGCCGAACTCGCGCAAGCGTTCCTCAGTGCATTCGATGGTCTGGTGCCCGAAGACACGCGATTCATGAATGGCGAATCGGTCCGCGAACTGCTTGACCGCGTGGTGCCGCCGCTCGCGGAACTGCGTGCCGACACCTCGTGGGACACAGTGCTGCTGGTATTGCACGGCGGCGTGAATCGCGCGATTCTCTCGCATGCCCTGCACCCGCTCGGACGGCTCTTTCTGGGCCAACTCGCCCAGACGCCTGCGTGCATCAACGCACTCGACGTCGGGGACAAGCCCGAGGACTGGGTGGTACGCCTGATGAACTTCGCACCACCGCAGCCGCTGCATCGCGACAACCGGCTGACGGTGATGGAGAAGATTTTCGCGTCGTTCCTGCGCACCCGAAAGCGGGGATAA